From Micromonospora sp. NBC_01699, a single genomic window includes:
- a CDS encoding mycoredoxin gives MLTMYSTSWCGYCHRLKSQFDREGIAYQVIDIEQDPKAAEYVMSVNNGNATVPTVLFPNGTALTNPSITQVKQHLTTPTPA, from the coding sequence ATGCTGACCATGTACTCGACGTCCTGGTGTGGCTACTGCCACCGGCTCAAGTCGCAGTTCGATCGGGAGGGGATCGCCTACCAGGTGATCGACATCGAGCAGGACCCGAAGGCAGCCGAGTACGTGATGAGCGTCAACAACGGCAACGCCACCGTCCCCACGGTTCTCTTCCCCAACGGCACCGCCCTGACCAACCCCTCAATAACCCAGGTCAAGCAACACCTAACCACCCCCACCCCCGCCTGA
- a CDS encoding MFS transporter has protein sequence MRAILRRPDFRLLFGGLVASMVAESILLLALAIWVKDLTGSDGMAGATIFAIVAPMALAPLVGWMVDRFRRREFFVAVNLCTAALLTPLYAVHDRGDVWIIYAVSALYGLSYVALSATLIGLIKEIVPGDLLAEANGALQTVKQGLRLVGPLAGAALYAGVGGWALATLGGLGFLTAAAAVSRMRVRESAPPPAQPGWLAEIGAGVRHMFGEPALRRGVLGTALTMLVLGFSESLIFAYVDRGLGHPPAFVGVLLTVQGIGGLLGGLSSATIVGRLGEVGTLATGVAIFAPAVLALVQPNLPLGFVAMVMAGFALPLVIVSLNTLTQRRTPVLLVGRVAAASEALISGPQSLSIGLGAVLVGVVDYRLLFALMAAAMLAVAHFLWSGRHLSPPQTIPTIPPVPLDALPAQSR, from the coding sequence ATGCGTGCCATCCTCCGCCGCCCCGACTTCCGGCTCCTCTTCGGAGGGCTCGTCGCCAGCATGGTCGCCGAGTCGATTCTGCTCCTGGCGCTCGCCATCTGGGTCAAGGATCTGACCGGGTCCGACGGGATGGCCGGGGCGACCATCTTCGCGATCGTCGCGCCGATGGCACTCGCGCCGCTGGTCGGTTGGATGGTGGACCGGTTCCGGCGGCGCGAGTTCTTCGTCGCCGTCAACCTGTGCACCGCGGCGCTGCTCACGCCCCTGTACGCGGTGCACGACCGGGGCGACGTGTGGATCATCTACGCGGTGAGCGCCCTCTACGGGCTCTCCTACGTCGCGCTCAGCGCGACCCTGATCGGACTGATCAAGGAGATCGTCCCGGGGGACCTGCTGGCCGAGGCGAACGGGGCGCTGCAAACGGTCAAACAGGGACTACGGCTGGTCGGCCCGCTGGCCGGGGCGGCCCTGTACGCGGGCGTCGGCGGCTGGGCCCTGGCCACGCTCGGCGGGCTGGGGTTCCTCACCGCGGCCGCCGCGGTCAGCCGGATGCGGGTACGCGAAAGCGCTCCGCCCCCGGCGCAGCCGGGCTGGCTGGCCGAGATCGGCGCGGGCGTACGGCACATGTTCGGCGAGCCGGCGCTGCGGCGGGGAGTGCTCGGCACCGCCCTGACCATGCTGGTGCTGGGCTTCAGCGAGTCGTTGATCTTCGCGTACGTCGACCGGGGGCTGGGCCATCCGCCGGCCTTCGTCGGCGTACTGCTGACCGTGCAGGGGATCGGTGGCCTGCTCGGCGGCCTGTCGTCGGCGACGATCGTCGGGCGGTTGGGCGAGGTCGGTACGCTGGCCACCGGGGTGGCGATCTTCGCGCCGGCGGTGCTCGCGCTGGTCCAGCCGAATCTGCCGCTCGGCTTCGTGGCGATGGTGATGGCCGGCTTCGCCCTGCCGCTCGTGATCGTCTCGCTCAACACGCTCACCCAGCGGCGTACCCCGGTGTTGTTGGTGGGTCGGGTCGCGGCGGCGTCCGAGGCGCTGATCAGCGGCCCGCAGTCGCTCTCCATCGGCCTCGGCGCGGTGCTCGTCGGCGTGGTCGACTACCGACTGCTCTTCGCCCTGATGGCGGCGGCGATGCTCGCCGTGGCCCACTTCCTCTGGTCCGGCCGCCACCTCTCCCCACCCCAAACCATCCCCACCATCCCCCCTGTCCCCCTGGACGCCCTACCCGCCCAATCTCGTTGA
- a CDS encoding winged helix-turn-helix domain-containing protein translates to MPQPAVRDIGNPRALRAMAHPLRLRVLDAVAFSGPATATAISEQVGESPANCSWQLGQLASYGFVEEAGGGTGRQRPWRIVLQRYRWGPAAPAAFHTDNADPEAFRTGEVDPASAHGVRGPEPRVGAALPSLTGPDARSPGSRPVRFIAWGVPARPPERDAADDG, encoded by the coding sequence ATGCCGCAACCGGCCGTCCGGGACATCGGGAATCCCCGGGCGCTGCGTGCCATGGCCCACCCGCTGCGACTGCGCGTTCTCGACGCGGTCGCGTTCTCCGGCCCCGCCACCGCGACGGCGATCTCCGAACAGGTCGGCGAGAGCCCGGCGAACTGCTCCTGGCAGCTGGGTCAGCTGGCTAGCTACGGCTTCGTGGAAGAGGCCGGCGGCGGCACCGGGCGGCAGCGGCCGTGGCGGATCGTGCTCCAGCGCTACCGCTGGGGACCCGCCGCCCCGGCTGCGTTCCATACCGACAACGCCGACCCGGAGGCGTTCCGTACCGGTGAGGTCGACCCGGCATCGGCCCACGGTGTCCGCGGACCGGAACCGCGCGTCGGCGCGGCACTGCCGAGCCTCACCGGCCCCGATGCCCGATCACCCGGTTCGCGACCGGTCCGGTTCATCGCCTGGGGCGTGCCGGCGCGGCCACCCGAGCGGGACGCCGCCGACGACGGTTAG
- a CDS encoding helix-turn-helix domain-containing protein: MRRRRLGAELRRLRESARLTGDQVIEQIGWASASKLSRLENGRSRPDPQDVDLLLELYGVTGPLREDLAAITREAGDVRGWLRSYPVMTPRQRSFAEFEAGCADIREYSPVVVPGLLQTREYARTRIISFRPLGNHSTDAEKSDVEDPETEVEARMARQQRLVQETHPPRYSAVIEEASLSRRAGPPEVVRGQLNQLCKLAALPHVTLQILPGQARIANWYLPHTGFSLYRFADPQDPETLAIEGHSTNQVLTDRDELDRYTVVFEWLQSAALTAEDTLSWLAEAAGRGSGEPGRSTPTRLPTTPPTQRRRTERLTEQ, from the coding sequence ATGCGCCGCCGTCGGCTCGGCGCCGAACTGCGCCGCCTGCGTGAGTCCGCCCGGCTCACCGGCGACCAGGTCATCGAGCAGATCGGCTGGGCGTCGGCGTCGAAGCTGTCCCGGCTGGAGAACGGACGCAGCCGACCCGACCCGCAGGACGTCGACCTCCTGCTGGAGCTGTACGGGGTCACCGGACCCCTGCGCGAGGATCTCGCCGCCATCACCCGGGAAGCCGGGGACGTACGGGGTTGGCTGCGCTCGTACCCGGTGATGACGCCACGGCAGCGCAGTTTCGCGGAATTCGAGGCCGGTTGCGCCGACATCCGCGAGTACAGCCCGGTGGTCGTACCCGGTCTGTTGCAGACCAGGGAGTACGCCCGGACCCGGATCATCTCGTTCCGTCCCCTCGGCAATCACTCCACCGACGCCGAAAAGTCGGATGTGGAGGATCCGGAGACCGAGGTCGAGGCCCGGATGGCCCGGCAACAGCGGCTCGTCCAGGAGACCCACCCGCCCCGCTACTCGGCGGTGATCGAGGAGGCGTCGCTGAGCCGGCGGGCCGGCCCACCGGAGGTCGTACGCGGGCAGCTCAACCAGCTCTGCAAGCTCGCCGCGCTGCCGCACGTGACGTTGCAGATCCTGCCGGGCCAGGCCAGGATCGCCAACTGGTACCTGCCGCACACCGGCTTCTCGCTCTACCGGTTCGCCGATCCGCAGGACCCGGAGACGTTGGCGATCGAGGGGCACTCGACCAACCAGGTGCTCACCGATCGCGACGAACTGGACCGTTACACGGTGGTCTTCGAGTGGCTCCAGTCGGCCGCGCTCACCGCCGAGGACACCCTGTCCTGGCTGGCCGAAGCGGCCGGGCGCGGGTCCGGCGAGCCGGGCCGGTCCACGCCGACCCGCCTCCCGACCACACCACCGACCCAGCGTCGGCGCACCGAACGCCTGACCGAGCAGTGA
- a CDS encoding DUF397 domain-containing protein — MNTVRSIPVPDRLGEHLAGVAWRTSSRSQTSNCVEVAPLGDERAPVALRDSKDRGGPVLVFARTRWLDFIAGAKDGEFDLN; from the coding sequence ATGAACACAGTCCGTTCGATCCCGGTGCCGGACCGGCTCGGCGAGCACCTGGCCGGCGTCGCCTGGCGGACCAGTTCGCGCAGTCAGACGTCCAACTGTGTGGAGGTCGCGCCGCTCGGCGACGAGCGGGCACCGGTGGCACTGCGCGACAGCAAGGACCGCGGCGGGCCGGTGCTGGTGTTCGCCCGTACCCGGTGGTTGGACTTCATCGCCGGGGCCAAGGACGGCGAGTTCGACCTGAACTGA
- the nudC gene encoding NAD(+) diphosphatase, translating to MADGPPLARTTLDRAAHRRADPEWLASAWQQARVLVVDIAGGGRALVGAGAGRPALVLLAAPDVPAEATGRLFLGVEPDGTPVFAVDASLPVLPETRAVSLRDVGHLLDDSDAGLFTTAVALGNWHARHAYSSTTGLATAVIEAGWSRVDDGGTHVWPRTDPAMIVLVHDGKPGPEGLCLLGNNAAWRPRDGVRRFSCLAGYVEPGESAEAAVHREVTEEVGIGLDHLAYAGSQAWPFPGSLMLGFLARADPAQPVRVDPTEIAQARWFSRREITDVIAGTSVPADADLRVGLPPASSIALYLIHRWLNDD from the coding sequence ATGGCCGACGGGCCGCCGCTGGCCCGCACCACGCTGGACCGGGCGGCGCACCGGCGGGCCGACCCGGAGTGGTTGGCTTCCGCGTGGCAGCAGGCCCGGGTGCTGGTGGTGGACATCGCCGGTGGTGGTCGGGCGCTGGTCGGCGCGGGTGCCGGCCGGCCGGCGCTGGTGCTGTTGGCCGCGCCGGACGTGCCGGCGGAGGCGACCGGTCGACTCTTCCTCGGGGTGGAGCCGGACGGGACCCCGGTCTTCGCGGTCGACGCGTCGCTGCCGGTGCTGCCGGAGACCCGCGCGGTGTCCCTGCGCGACGTGGGGCACCTGCTCGACGACTCCGACGCGGGGCTGTTCACCACGGCGGTCGCCCTGGGCAACTGGCACGCGCGGCACGCGTACTCGTCGACCACCGGGCTGGCGACGGCGGTGATCGAGGCGGGCTGGTCCCGGGTCGACGACGGCGGCACCCATGTCTGGCCGCGTACGGATCCGGCGATGATCGTGCTGGTGCACGACGGCAAGCCCGGTCCGGAGGGGCTGTGCCTGCTCGGCAACAACGCCGCCTGGCGTCCCCGGGACGGGGTCCGCCGGTTCTCCTGCCTGGCGGGTTATGTCGAGCCGGGGGAGTCGGCCGAGGCGGCGGTGCACCGTGAGGTGACCGAGGAGGTCGGCATCGGCCTGGACCACCTCGCGTACGCGGGCAGCCAGGCGTGGCCGTTTCCCGGCTCGCTGATGCTGGGTTTCCTGGCTCGGGCCGATCCGGCGCAGCCGGTGCGGGTGGACCCGACCGAGATCGCGCAGGCCCGCTGGTTCAGCCGACGGGAGATCACCGACGTGATCGCCGGTACGTCGGTCCCCGCGGACGCCGACCTCCGGGTGGGCCTGCCCCCGGCGTCGTCGATCGCGCTGTATCTGATCCACCGCTGGCTGAACGACGACTGA
- a CDS encoding M16 family metallopeptidase produces the protein MNGTVSSASSEAKLTLPALGPNRKLKVPTQAERTLPNGLTVIAVRRPSVPLVEVRLWVPFGRAPLARAVLLSQTLLSGTGTMSNLDIAAELQKVGGGLAAGADPDRLMISGNGLVTGLDRILELLAEVLTDAAYPSGEVTNERDRMIDHIQVAKSQPSHLAREALLHRMYGKHPYAVQTPEPEQVRAVRPGQLRTLHADRVHPNGAVLVIVGDVRPERALDAAEATLGRWKGAGRALELPPAPALTSGPLVLVDRPDSVQSSLRMALPAVPRTHPDHAALHLANLIFGGYFSSRWVENIREDKGYTYGPHSVIEHGVAGSALVVAADVATEVTGPALLETLYELGRLASLPPKEDELEQARQYALGTLQLGVSTQAGLAAVASVYAGYGLRLDFLAEHSARLARATRDEVAAAAAKYLAPSGAVTVVLGDAARIAGPLAALIPVEPAALPS, from the coding sequence GTGAACGGCACCGTCAGCTCCGCCAGCAGCGAAGCGAAGCTCACCCTGCCCGCGCTGGGCCCGAACCGCAAGCTCAAGGTGCCGACCCAGGCGGAGCGGACGCTGCCGAACGGGCTGACCGTGATCGCCGTACGGCGGCCGTCGGTCCCGCTGGTCGAGGTGCGCCTCTGGGTCCCGTTCGGCCGGGCGCCGCTGGCCCGAGCGGTGCTGCTCTCGCAGACCCTGCTCTCCGGCACCGGCACGATGTCCAACCTGGACATTGCCGCCGAGTTGCAGAAGGTGGGCGGCGGGCTGGCCGCCGGTGCTGACCCGGACCGGCTGATGATCTCCGGGAACGGGCTGGTCACCGGCCTGGACCGGATCCTGGAACTGCTCGCCGAGGTGCTCACCGACGCGGCCTACCCGTCCGGCGAGGTGACCAACGAGCGGGACCGGATGATCGATCACATCCAGGTCGCCAAGAGCCAGCCGTCGCACCTGGCCCGGGAGGCGCTGCTGCACCGGATGTACGGCAAGCACCCGTACGCGGTGCAGACCCCGGAGCCGGAGCAGGTGCGGGCGGTTCGGCCGGGCCAACTCCGTACGCTGCACGCCGACCGGGTGCACCCCAACGGCGCGGTCCTGGTGATCGTCGGTGACGTACGCCCGGAGCGGGCGCTGGATGCCGCCGAGGCCACCCTCGGCCGGTGGAAGGGTGCGGGGCGGGCACTCGAACTGCCGCCCGCGCCGGCGCTGACGTCGGGGCCGCTGGTGCTGGTCGACCGGCCGGACTCGGTGCAGTCGTCGCTGCGGATGGCGCTGCCGGCGGTGCCGCGTACCCATCCGGACCATGCCGCGTTGCACCTGGCGAACCTGATCTTCGGCGGGTATTTCTCCTCGCGCTGGGTGGAGAACATCCGGGAGGACAAGGGCTACACGTACGGGCCGCACTCGGTGATCGAGCACGGTGTCGCCGGCTCGGCGCTGGTCGTGGCGGCGGACGTGGCGACCGAGGTGACCGGTCCGGCGCTGCTGGAGACGCTCTACGAGTTGGGCCGGCTGGCCTCGTTGCCACCGAAGGAGGACGAGCTGGAGCAGGCCCGCCAGTACGCCCTGGGCACCCTCCAACTGGGCGTGTCGACGCAGGCCGGGCTGGCCGCGGTGGCGAGTGTCTACGCCGGGTACGGGCTGCGGCTGGACTTCCTGGCGGAGCACTCGGCGAGGTTGGCGCGGGCCACCCGGGACGAGGTTGCCGCCGCGGCGGCGAAGTACCTGGCTCCGTCGGGGGCCGTCACCGTCGTACTCGGTGACGCGGCGCGGATCGCCGGGCCGCTCGCCGCGCTGATCCCGGTCGAGCCGGCGGCCCTGCCGTCGTGA
- a CDS encoding M16 family metallopeptidase, which yields MAARRSKIPATKYPVERFTLDNGLRVVLTQDRSAPVVGVAVVYDVGIRSEPEGRTGFAHLFEHLMFQGSANLEKLAHFRYVQGAGGTFNGSTHLDYTDYFETLPSNALERALFLEADRMRGPRLTEENLRNQVDVVKEEIRVNVLNRPYGGFPWLRLPPIMFDTFANAHDGYGSFDDLESATVEEAADFFDRYYACGNAVLAIGGDLDVAQTRELVGRHFDSVPARPAPARPSFAEPDLTAERRQSYADRLAPLPAVAAAWRVPDPVADLAGYLPYVVLAEVLTDGDASRLVERLALRDRTVTSIGGYLGFMGEPFGVRDPTALLVEAHLPPGGDVEKVLRTIDEETSRVAVDGLVDGELARTQARMATHLLRGTDAVLGRALQMAVLEQQRGAPDLINDLPRLIGEVTEEQVRAAAATLRPERRAAVEVVPGGAK from the coding sequence GTGGCGGCGCGGAGATCAAAGATTCCAGCAACGAAGTATCCGGTGGAGCGGTTCACCCTCGACAACGGTCTGCGGGTGGTGCTGACGCAGGACCGCAGCGCCCCGGTGGTCGGTGTGGCGGTCGTCTACGACGTCGGCATCCGTTCCGAACCGGAGGGCCGGACCGGCTTCGCCCACCTCTTCGAGCACCTGATGTTCCAGGGCTCGGCGAACCTGGAGAAGCTGGCCCACTTCAGGTACGTGCAGGGTGCCGGCGGGACTTTCAACGGCTCCACCCACCTCGACTACACCGACTACTTCGAGACGCTGCCCAGCAACGCCCTCGAACGCGCCCTCTTCCTGGAGGCCGACCGGATGCGCGGTCCCCGGCTGACCGAGGAGAACCTGCGCAACCAGGTCGACGTGGTCAAGGAGGAGATCCGGGTCAACGTGCTCAACCGTCCGTACGGCGGTTTCCCCTGGCTGCGGCTGCCACCGATCATGTTCGACACGTTCGCGAACGCGCACGACGGCTACGGTTCGTTCGACGACCTGGAGAGCGCCACCGTCGAGGAGGCGGCCGACTTCTTCGACCGCTACTACGCCTGCGGCAACGCCGTGCTCGCGATCGGCGGGGACCTGGACGTGGCGCAGACCAGGGAACTGGTGGGCCGGCACTTCGACTCCGTACCGGCCCGGCCGGCGCCGGCCCGGCCGAGTTTCGCCGAGCCGGACCTGACGGCGGAGCGGCGGCAGTCGTACGCCGATCGGTTGGCGCCGCTGCCCGCGGTCGCGGCGGCCTGGCGGGTGCCGGACCCGGTCGCCGACCTGGCCGGCTACCTGCCGTACGTGGTGCTGGCCGAGGTGCTGACCGACGGCGACGCCTCCCGGCTGGTCGAGCGGCTGGCGCTGCGCGACCGTACGGTGACCAGCATCGGCGGCTACCTCGGCTTCATGGGTGAGCCGTTCGGCGTACGGGACCCCACGGCGCTGCTGGTGGAGGCGCACCTGCCGCCCGGCGGTGACGTGGAGAAGGTGCTGCGCACGATCGACGAGGAGACGTCCCGGGTCGCGGTCGACGGGCTGGTCGACGGCGAGTTGGCCCGGACCCAGGCTCGGATGGCCACCCACCTGCTGCGGGGCACCGACGCGGTGCTCGGCCGGGCGTTGCAGATGGCCGTACTCGAACAGCAGCGCGGCGCGCCCGACCTGATCAACGACCTGCCCCGGCTGATCGGCGAGGTCACCGAGGAACAGGTACGCGCGGCCGCCGCCACCCTGCGTCCCGAGCGCCGAGCGGCCGTCGAGGTCGTCCCCGGAGGAGCGAAGTGA
- a CDS encoding LLM class flavin-dependent oxidoreductase, producing MTFHWFLPTSGDGHQVGAATVRAGAARHDRVATIDYLGRVAAAAEESGFTAALTPVGSGCPDPWIVCAAVARHTTRLRLLVAVRAGFALPTLLAQQAEAFQAISDGRLAINIVTGGDPAEQRAYGDFLDHDARYARTAECLEVLRLAWRGEPFDYSGEHYRIERGGLLTPLAEPPPIYFGGASPAAEAVAARHADVYLMWGEPPTAIAERVARIRALAAGHGRVLRTGLRLHVIARETAEQAWAEADRLLAGMAPDRIAAAHARFARMDSVGQARMAALNGGNTGGLTIAPNLWAGVGLVREGAGTALVGSYAEVAARIDEYAELGVDEFVFSAWPHLEEAYRVGREVLPLTRLGAAADPGSPVGPTAPHAGVGTR from the coding sequence GTGACCTTCCACTGGTTCCTTCCCACCTCCGGCGACGGCCACCAGGTCGGCGCCGCGACCGTACGCGCGGGGGCGGCCCGGCACGACCGGGTCGCGACCATCGACTACCTGGGTCGGGTGGCCGCAGCGGCGGAGGAGTCCGGCTTCACCGCGGCGTTGACGCCGGTCGGCTCCGGCTGCCCCGACCCCTGGATCGTGTGCGCGGCGGTTGCCCGGCACACCACCCGGCTGCGACTGCTGGTCGCGGTGCGGGCCGGGTTTGCCCTGCCGACCCTGTTGGCCCAGCAGGCCGAGGCGTTCCAGGCGATCTCCGACGGCCGGCTCGCGATCAACATCGTCACCGGCGGCGACCCGGCCGAGCAGCGGGCGTACGGTGATTTTCTCGACCACGACGCGCGCTATGCCCGGACCGCCGAGTGCCTGGAGGTGCTGCGGCTGGCCTGGCGGGGCGAGCCGTTCGACTATTCAGGCGAGCACTACCGGATCGAGCGCGGCGGTCTGCTCACCCCGCTGGCCGAGCCGCCACCGATCTACTTCGGGGGTGCCTCCCCGGCGGCCGAGGCGGTGGCCGCCCGACACGCCGACGTGTACCTGATGTGGGGTGAGCCGCCGACCGCCATCGCCGAACGGGTTGCCCGGATCCGCGCGCTCGCCGCCGGGCACGGCCGGGTGCTGCGTACCGGTCTGCGGTTGCACGTCATCGCCCGGGAGACCGCCGAGCAGGCGTGGGCCGAGGCGGACAGGCTGCTGGCCGGGATGGCTCCGGACCGGATCGCCGCCGCGCACGCCCGGTTCGCCCGGATGGACTCGGTCGGTCAGGCCCGGATGGCGGCCCTCAACGGCGGGAACACCGGCGGACTCACCATCGCGCCGAACCTCTGGGCCGGTGTCGGCCTGGTCCGCGAGGGCGCCGGGACCGCGCTCGTCGGCAGCTACGCCGAGGTCGCGGCTCGGATCGACGAGTACGCCGAGCTCGGCGTCGACGAGTTCGTGTTCTCCGCCTGGCCGCACCTGGAGGAGGCGTACCGGGTCGGGCGGGAGGTGCTTCCGCTCACCCGCCTCGGCGCGGCGGCCGATCCGGGGTCCCCGGTCGGGCCAACGGCGCCGCACGCGGGCGTGGGGACGCGCTAG
- a CDS encoding FAD/NAD(P)-binding protein: MSRTVLVVGGGCGGVLVSRELLRHTATSVTLVDPSASPGTGVAYGPAARPWHLLNSPAGTMSADPDAPGDFLDWCRVRRPTTTAGDFMPRSWYGDYLRDVLEATERAAPGRLRIVRDRVTRIVDTAAPEFDAAGPVAAGLGSVGRGATDLGPGGRGATEFGSVGRDAAELGSRGRVRVRLGSGEWLPADRVVLAIGPPASTDPAARWPAAAEPNSGYVRDPWLPGALDEVPVDQPVLLVGTGLTAVDVALSLAAAGQRGPMVAVSRHGLLPNAQHRPGRPVAVPTALPQSAESLRRLVRQVRALVEAGADWRAVVDGLRPRLDTYWSGFSPADRDRFLRHLARHWEVHRHRMAPEIADEIGRLRAAGRLAVRAGVVEAVEPRPGGGLYVRLGHRSPVAEDTRLDGYGAVVNCTGPGRLPASADALVGQLLTDGLARTGPYGLGLDVDDTGAVRGRDGTPTAPLWTLGSARRGRLWETTAVPEIRGQARGIAARFAALDSETGSYVATA; encoded by the coding sequence ATGAGCCGGACGGTGCTGGTGGTGGGTGGTGGCTGTGGCGGCGTGCTGGTCAGCCGGGAACTACTGCGGCACACCGCCACGTCGGTGACGCTGGTCGACCCGTCCGCGTCCCCCGGCACGGGAGTGGCGTACGGACCCGCGGCCCGACCATGGCACCTGCTCAACTCCCCGGCGGGCACGATGAGCGCCGACCCGGACGCGCCCGGCGACTTCCTCGACTGGTGTCGGGTCCGCCGCCCCACCACCACCGCCGGTGACTTCATGCCCCGGAGCTGGTACGGCGACTACCTGCGGGACGTCCTCGAAGCGACCGAGCGGGCCGCGCCGGGACGGTTGCGAATCGTCCGCGACCGGGTGACCCGGATTGTCGACACCGCCGCCCCCGAGTTCGATGCCGCCGGGCCGGTCGCCGCAGGACTCGGATCCGTCGGACGAGGCGCTACCGATCTCGGACCCGGCGGACGAGGCGCTACCGAATTCGGATCCGTCGGACGAGACGCCGCCGAACTCGGATCTCGTGGGCGGGTCCGGGTTCGGCTCGGGTCCGGCGAGTGGCTGCCGGCGGACCGGGTCGTACTCGCGATCGGTCCGCCCGCCTCGACGGACCCGGCGGCCCGCTGGCCCGCCGCGGCCGAGCCGAACTCCGGGTACGTTCGCGACCCGTGGCTGCCCGGCGCGCTGGACGAGGTCCCGGTCGACCAGCCGGTGCTGCTGGTGGGGACCGGTCTCACCGCGGTCGACGTGGCGTTGAGCCTGGCCGCCGCCGGACAGCGCGGTCCGATGGTCGCCGTCTCCCGACACGGTCTACTGCCGAACGCCCAGCATCGGCCGGGCCGGCCGGTGGCGGTGCCCACCGCGCTGCCGCAGTCGGCGGAGTCGTTGCGCCGGCTGGTCCGGCAGGTACGCGCGCTGGTCGAGGCGGGTGCCGACTGGCGGGCCGTGGTCGACGGTCTGCGCCCTCGGCTGGACACCTACTGGTCGGGGTTTTCTCCGGCGGACCGGGACCGCTTCCTGCGGCACCTGGCCCGGCACTGGGAGGTGCACCGGCACCGGATGGCTCCGGAGATCGCCGACGAGATCGGGCGGCTGCGGGCGGCCGGCCGGCTGGCGGTACGGGCGGGCGTGGTCGAGGCCGTCGAACCGAGGCCGGGGGGCGGGCTGTACGTCCGGCTGGGGCACCGGTCCCCGGTGGCCGAGGACACCCGCCTCGACGGGTACGGCGCGGTGGTCAACTGCACCGGTCCCGGGCGGCTGCCCGCGTCGGCTGATGCCCTGGTGGGACAGCTGCTGACCGACGGGCTCGCCCGTACCGGACCGTACGGGCTCGGGTTGGACGTGGACGACACCGGTGCCGTCCGGGGCCGGGACGGTACGCCCACCGCACCGCTCTGGACCCTCGGGTCGGCGCGCCGGGGCCGGCTCTGGGAAACCACCGCCGTACCGGAGATCCGTGGCCAGGCCAGGGGTATCGCCGCCCGGTTCGCCGCGCTCGACAGCGAGACCGGCTCGTACGTCGCCACCGCCTGA
- a CDS encoding DEAD/DEAH box helicase: MTHAIASFTDAPLAPALRTALVANGITEPFPIQSATLPDSLAGRDVLGRGRTGSGKTLAFGLPLLSRTAGRRARPGQPLALVLVPTRELAQQVTTALAPYARAVNLRCVTVVGGLSLQRQADALRAGAEVVIATPGRLADLTNRGDCRLDQVTITVLDEADQMADMGFLPQVTRLLEQVAPNGQRMLFSATLDRGVDRLVRRFLTDPVSHSVDPGTATVTAMTHHVLHLDAADKAATTTQIAAREGRTILFTGTKHRADRLARQLLASGVRAAALHGGKSQPQRTRVLEQFRNGQVTALVATDVAARGIHVDGLDLVVNVDPPTEAKDYLHRGGRTARAGESGAVVTLVTPDQRRDMARLMATAGIRPESAQVRPGDAELVRVTGARVPSGVPVTVAAPKPAQPAPAQPGGASPRAQHRSSGRTRRPRRPTTPRPA; the protein is encoded by the coding sequence ATGACCCATGCCATCGCGTCGTTCACCGACGCCCCGCTCGCCCCCGCGCTGCGTACCGCGCTGGTGGCGAATGGCATCACCGAGCCGTTCCCGATCCAGTCCGCCACCCTGCCCGACTCGCTCGCCGGGCGGGACGTGCTCGGCCGGGGCCGCACCGGATCCGGCAAGACGCTCGCCTTCGGGCTCCCGCTGCTCTCCCGTACCGCCGGCCGCCGGGCCCGCCCCGGTCAGCCGCTGGCCCTGGTGCTGGTCCCGACCCGCGAACTGGCCCAGCAGGTGACCACCGCGCTCGCCCCGTACGCCCGCGCGGTCAACCTGCGCTGTGTCACCGTCGTCGGCGGCCTCTCCCTGCAACGCCAGGCGGACGCCCTGCGCGCCGGTGCCGAGGTTGTCATCGCCACGCCGGGTCGGCTCGCCGACCTGACCAACCGGGGTGACTGCCGGCTCGACCAGGTCACCATCACCGTGCTCGACGAGGCCGACCAGATGGCCGACATGGGCTTCCTGCCCCAGGTCACCCGGCTGCTGGAGCAGGTCGCGCCGAACGGGCAGCGGATGCTCTTCTCCGCCACCCTGGACCGTGGCGTCGACCGGCTGGTACGTCGCTTCCTGACCGACCCCGTGTCGCACTCGGTGGACCCGGGCACCGCCACGGTCACCGCGATGACGCACCACGTACTGCACCTCGACGCCGCCGACAAGGCCGCCACCACCACCCAGATCGCCGCCCGCGAGGGCCGGACGATCCTGTTCACGGGTACGAAGCACCGCGCCGACCGGCTGGCCCGGCAACTCCTGGCCAGTGGCGTACGCGCCGCCGCCCTGCACGGTGGCAAGTCGCAGCCGCAGCGGACCCGGGTGCTGGAGCAGTTCCGCAACGGCCAGGTCACCGCGCTGGTCGCCACCGACGTGGCGGCCCGTGGTATCCACGTGGACGGGCTGGACCTGGTGGTGAACGTGGACCCGCCGACGGAGGCGAAGGACTACCTGCACCGTGGCGGTCGTACGGCCAGGGCCGGCGAGTCCGGCGCGGTCGTCACGCTGGTCACGCCCGACCAGCGCCGGGACATGGCCCGGCTGATGGCAACCGCCGGGATCCGGCCGGAGTCGGCACAGGTCCGACCGGGCGATGCGGAACTGGTCCGGGTGACCGGTGCCCGCGTCCCGTCCGGCGTACCGGTGACCGTCGCCGCCCCGAAGCCGGCCCAGCCCGCCCCCGCCCAGCCCGGCGGCGCCTCCCCCCGAGCCCAGCACCGCAGCTCCGGCCGCACCCGCCGCCCCCGCCGCCCCACCACCCCCCGCCCCGCCTAA